A region of the Kribbella sp. NBC_01245 genome:
ACAGCAACGCGCGCGCCCGGACCGGCTGATCCTCGGCGTCCGACCACAGATAGCCCTGCTGTGGTACGCCTTCGACGCGCACCGGAACCAGCTCGCCGGTGTCCACCAACTCGCCGATCACGCGCTTGGCGGTTGCCGTGGGCAACGGAAAATGGCCGCCCGTGGCACCGCACAACTCGCGGGCGGTGGCGATCCCGAGGGACCGGGCGGAGATCCGGACCAGCTCCCGCCTTGCCTCGTCGGCTGTGGGTCCAGGGCCAGGCAGTACGTCGGCCGGCAGCACGCGTTCGGTGAGGTCGTACAGGCGCTCGAAGTTGCGGCGGCCCGCGATCGCGACCCGGCCCGTGCAGAAGAGGTACTCGATGGCAATCTTGGCGTCCTGCCAGTTCCACATCCGGCCGGTGGTCGGGTCAGGGTCCGGGTCGGTCCGCTTGCGGCGAAGGCCGTCGGGGTTCGCCTCGCCGGCCGTGAGTGGCCCGCGCTCGGTGACAATGGCCAGCACGTCCTCGACGAACCCGGGGCGTTCCACGCTCAGCCGGCGCATACCGGCGACGACCGACCATGGCGCCGTCAGGTCCGGGTCGAGCGGGGCGTTCCAGTCCTGCCGCTCGGCCGCGCGCATTCGCCATCGCATCAACGGGTAGCTGCTCAGCGGAAGCAGGCTCGCCTTGTGACCCCAGAAGTACTCGAACAACTCCCGCTTCGCGCCACCCCAGCACATCCGGTCCAGCGCCGTACGCGAGTAAGGCCCTAGCCGGGCGAACAACGGCAGATAGTGGGACCGGCAGAGCACGTTCACCGAGTCGAGCTGCAGTACGCCGACGCGGTCGATCGCCCGCCGGAGGTGCCGTACGTCGACGCGGCCAGACGGCTTCGGCTCGGCGAACCCCTGTGCGTTGAGCGCGATCCGTCGCGCCGCGTCGATCGGGATCAGCTCGCCACCCGGGCGCCGTACCGCTGCCATAGGCCGAACCTATCCCGCAACCAGTCCGGCGGCCGAGCGGGTAGACTGCGGAGAGTGAACGGGTCGGCCGGGCGGCCGCGTTGTTCGCCGGTTCGCCGGTGAGCACCGAGGAAAGTCCGGACTCCACAGGGCAGCGTGGTGGGTAACGCCCACCCGGGGCAACCCGCGGGACAGTGCCACAGAAAACAGACCGCCAGCGGCTTTGGTGAACCCCGTGGTTCATCGGAGTGCGGGTGAGGGTGAAACGGTGGTGTAAGAGACCACCAGCCCCGTAGGTGACTACGGGGGCTCGGTAAACCCCACGTGGAGCAAGGCCAAGAGGACGACGGGAAACCGCCGTCTGTGTGAGCGTTCGAGGGCTGCCCGCCCGATGCTCGCAGGTAGGCCGCTAGAGGCGATCGGCAACGATCGTCGTAGATGGATGGCCGCCGCCGCCGCGCCGCAAGGCACGACGCGCACAGGATCCGGCTTAAAGGCCGACCCGCTCACTCTTCAATCCGAACGGCTTCAGAGCCAGTCTCGGTCATGCCAGTCGTTCTGCCAGCGCAGGTCGATGGGCTGATCCGCGCGCTGATAGCGGATGTCGGTGGACAGCCGCATCACCCCGCCGGCGTCAACGTTGTCCAGGGCGGCATGCACCGTATAGGCGGTGTGCACGACCATGTCGCCCGCGGCGTAGTCGGCCACCAGCCAGCGCGCGTCGTACTCGTCGGCCAGCGACGGCAGGTCCGCCGTGATCGAGGCGGCCGGCGGTTTCAGCCAGTCGTTCGCCTCGTCGGCCAGCACCCGGTGGTGACTTCGTTCGAGGTAGACCAGGCCGCCGCGCGTGACCGGACAGTCGCCCAGCGGGATCCACGATGACAACACCCGGTCGGTGCCGTCGCGCAGGTAGACCAGGTCATAGTGCGCCTGAGTCGCGGTGCCGATGCCCGTCTCTCCCGGTGCGGTGTGCCGGATGATCTTGCGCTTGTGCAGGAACGTCTCGCCGCCGAGGAACCACGCGTACCAATCCCGCACCGCCGGCTGGGTGCAGAAGGCCCGGTACGCCGCACCCGGCACCACCTGACCGAACAGCACGTGTCGCAGGGCTTCCCGGTCGATCTGCGCACCTGCCAGCCCGACCTGTGGATCTGAGCCCAGCTGGATCAGCCCGGTCGCTGCCAGAGCGTCGAAGTAGTACCGCCGGAAGCCCCGAACGGTCTCCTGGTCCAGCGCGCCGGGCAGGTAGAGGTACCCCTCCCGCCGGAGTCGTTCCCACAGGGCCTGGCGATCACCGCGCTCGGCGTCGGGGACCGCGACCAGCTCGCCTAGACGCGCGGGCGATTCGTCCAGCCGGTATCCGTTTGAGGTCAGCATAGGCACCAGGATGCTGCCGTGCCTCACCGCGGTGAATGGACTCCCGTGACCTAGTTGTTGGACTCTTGTACGCATGAGTCGTGTCCATGCCGAGCCCAATAAACATTGGTCTACCTATCTCACTCCGGGTCCGGTTCATCGGCGACTTGGACTGTTCTGCCTCGGCGCCGGCGAAGGGCAGAACCCGCCGGAACCAAGCCCGGAACGCGCCCTCGGCTGCCACGCCGCTGTCCTGCTGCGCTCGGGCCACGGAGCACTGCTGCACAGTCCGCGCCGGCAACTCGTCGAGGTCCGGGCCCCGGCCGTGCTCTGGCTGTTCCCGGGCGTGCTGCACGGCTATCGCCCAGCCGGGGCAGGTTGGACGCAGGCCTGGGTCCTGTTCGACGGCCCGGCCACCGCGGCGTACGGCGCACTCGGCTACCTCGACCCCGACCGGCCGGTGTTGCCGCTCGGCACCGCGCCCAGCGGGCCGTACGGCGACCGTCTCCGCGTCGAGAAGGCGTTCGCGCAGCTGCTCGACCTAACCCCGCAAGAGCTCATCCTCGGCGTACGCCTGAACGAGGCGAAGGCCCTCCTTACCGGATCCACCCTCACCATCGCCACCATCGCCCACCGAATCGGCTACGACGACCCCGCCTACTTCAGCCGCCTCTTCACCACCCGCGTCGGCCAATCCCCCCGCACCTTCCGCACCCACGGCGCAATCACAGCCAAATCGCCAACCTGAGCTGAGGGCTAGACGGTTAGGTCTAGGGCGTAGAAGAGGTCGGTGGCGGAGAGGGTGGCGTTGGGGCGTTTGCCGGTTAGGGCGAAGCCGCGGTCGGTGTAGATCTTTTGGGCTACCACTTGCTGGTCGGTGGTCCAGAGCTTCATGCGTTGATAGCCGACGGATCGGGCGAAGGCGAGGCAGGTGTCGACCAGGCGGCCGCCGATGCCGTGACCGCGGCCGTCCGGATGCACCAGGAGGACGCGGAGCTTGGCGGTTTCACCCGAGTCATCGTCGTCGGCACGCACGCAGAGGATGCAGCCGACGCGGCGGCCGTTGAGTTCGGCGATCCAGCCGGCCTCGCGTTCCGGATCACGGCGTGTGAAGGACGCCATGATCTCCAGCACAACCGCCTCAAAGCGGCTGTCGAATCCGAACTCGCGGGCGTAGAGCTCACCATGCGCCTGCACGACCCAGCCCAGATCCCCTGGCCGGCCGATCCGCCGGATCACCACTGCGCCTTCTACCTCACCCGTCACAACACCCTCCACAACGCACTCCAAAGGCTCTCCACGGACACCTTACTGACACAGTCGTTTCAGTAGGGTAAGAATAGCCTTGTGACGACCACCGGAACACCCCCGTCCGCCCGGGAGACCGAACTGCTCGAGCGCGCCTATGCGTACTCGCTCGAGCACGGCCTGGCGGATCTGTCCCTGCGTCCCCTCGCCACGGCCATCGGGTCGAGCCCGCGCGTGCTGCTGTTCCTGTTCGGCAGCAAGGACGGCCTGATCCGCGCATTGCTCAACCGGGCAAGGGCCGACGAGCTCGCGCTACTGGATCGCATCCCCACGCAGTACGACGAGCCCGGCCTCGAGGTGGTCGCGCGTGAGCTCTGGAAGTGGCTCTCGGCCCCAGAGCGACGGGCGTTGATGCAGCTTTGGGTGGAGGCGTACGGGCGGTCGCTGGTCGATCCGGCCGGACCGTGGGCCGACTACGCCCGCACCTCGGTCGAGGTCTGGCTGGAGCTGCTCGCCAAGGCACAACCCGCCGCGGTACGTCGTACGGCTAGAGGGCGCGCACGACGTACCGCCGTACTGGCGATGCTCCGCGGAGGTCTGCTCGACCTGCTCGCGACAGGCGACCTCAAACGCACCACCGCCGCAGTGGAATCCCTACTGCACGAGTGAGAAGGCGACCAGGCGTTTGGCGATATCGGCCGCGGTGAGCCGCACCCGGACCGGCTGCCCGAGCGGCAACTGCGTCGTACCGGTGACTCGCCCCTCGACGGCGACATCGGACAGTACGACGATGCCGCGCGTCGGTTCGCGTTCGTCGACGTCGGTGATGACGCCGTCGAACTCCTGGCCGACCTCATCCGCAACCAGGCCTGCCTCGACCATGCCGACGATGGCGCGTTCGTAGGCGTTGGCCTTGCGGTCGCACTCCTCCATGATCTTCGGGATCTCGTTCATCGACTCGTGCACCCACGCCGGCACCTCGGAGCCGGCGCACAACGCGACGCAGATCTCGCTGGTCCACCGGTCCACCAGACGGCGCAAGGGTGCGGTGACATGGGCGTACGACGACTTCATCGCGGCATGCTCCGGCTGCTCCGGCACAGAACCCGAGAACGCCGTATAACCCGCCCCCCGGAACAGCACTGTGCACGCCGCCAGCATCGCGGCATGCGCCGGCACCTTCGCGTCCAGCGTGTGGATGAAATCGGCGTACGACAAACCGGGCGGCCACGGGATGCTCAGGGCCTTGGCCGTGTTCTCCAGCCGGCTGCGCACGCCATCCTGCGAGTCGGGCAGCGTGCGGAGGATGCCGATCTTGCCGTTCATCATCAGCTGCGCGGCGGCCATCCCGGTCAGCAGCGAGATCTGCGCGTTCCAGCCCTCGACCGGGAGTTGCGCGCGGAATTCGAGCGTCCAGTCGCCGTTGCCGGTGACAACCTCCTGGTCCGGGATGGGCAGGTTGACGCCACCGCGCGCGCGCTCGCGTTGTTCGCGCAGCAGGCCGACCTCGCGCAATAACGTCAACGACTCCCCGGCCGTACCGGCGTCCAGGTCCTTCTGCACGCCCGCGTAGTTCAGCTTGGCGCGCGACTTGACCAGCGCACGCCGTACGTCGACCTCGGTACCTTCGCCCGCCGCGTCGACCGTGATGGTCCAGAGCAGCGCGGGCCGAACCTCGTCGGGCAGCAGTGACGCCGCGCCCTCGGACAACTCCGGCGGGTGCAACGGCGTGCGCTTGTCCGGCGCGTACAGGGTCTCGCCCCGCTTGCGCGCCTCCAGGTCGATCGGATCGCCCGGCTGCACCCACGCGGCCACATCGGCGATCGCGTAGTGCACGGTGTAACCGTCGCCCGCGCGCTCGATGTGCAGTGCCTGGTCCAAGTCCATCGAGTCCGGCGGGTCGATCGTGACGAACTCGATCTCCGTCCGGTCCAACGCGGGCAGACGCGGGTTCGCCGCAGCGTGCAGGGCCGCCGCGACCACCTCCGCGGGGAACTCGGCCGGCACCTCCAGCTCCCGCCGGATCGCCTGCAAGGACGCGCGGAACACCTCGGGTACTTCCTCGGCGAAATGCACCTTCTGCAACGGCACGCGCGTCCTCCGTCCACTCAGCGTCCCGACCTCGCTGTCGGGGCTGTAGGGGTCAGACTAGTGCGGGGATGGTGTTGAAGCTCCTGAGGGACGCCAAGCCGTCGGCGTACCAGTGGATCTCGGTGATGGTGGCGGGCCGCAATTCCATCCGGAAGAGCGAGGACATCGGCGCCTGGAGCACCGCCCGGACCATCAACTTGATCGGCGTCACGTGCGTCACCACGACCACGGTCTTGCCCGGGTACGTCGACAGGATCCCGTCGCGCGCCGCCCGGATCCGCCGTCCGCACATCTCGAACGACTCCCCGTTCGGCGGCGCCACCGCGGTCGAGGCCAGCCACGCGTTCATCTGGTCCGGCCACTTGTGCTGGACCTCGGCGAAGGTAAAGCCGTCCCAGTCGCCGAACGAGCACTCGCGCCACTCCGGCGAGATGTCGACGTCCAGCCCGTACGACGCCGCGACCGCGCTCGCCGTCTGCTGGGCGCGACGCATCGGCGACGACACGATCGCGTCGATCTGGCCGACTCGCGCCTTCAGGTACGCCGCCGCGGCGCGAGCCTGCGCCTCGCCGTTCTCGCTCAGACCGGGATCATCCCCGCCCGAACCGGAGAACCGCTTGTCGACCGTGTGCGGCGTCTCGCCATGCCGCAGGAAGATCACCTGGGTAGGCGGCTCGGCCTGAGCGCCCCAGCCCTGCAAGGCCTTCGCCAGGTCAGACGGCTCCTCATCGACCCCTTTCGCGGCTACCACCTCAGTAGGGCGGAGCGGGACCGTCTTGCCGTCGAGCGCCATGTTCGCGAGGGCGTCGGCGGCGGAGTTCTGCGCGCGCGGCACCCAGGTCCACTCGGTACCGAGCGGCGCCAGCGACTGGGCCTTCGCCGCGAGCGGTTTCATGTCCGGGTGCTTGACCTTCCAGCGCCCGGCCATCTGCTCGATCACCAGTTTGGAGTCCATCCGGACCTCGATCGAGGCGTCCGGCGCGTACTCCCGGGCCAGCTCGAGCCCGGCGATCAAGCCGCTGTACTCCGCGACGTTGTTGGTCGCGATCCCGATCGTCACCCCGACCTGGGCGATCACCTCACCGCTGGCCGGGTCCCGCACCAGCGAGCCGTACGCCGCGGGACCCGGGTTGCCGCGGGATCCCCCGTCGGCCTCCACAATGACGTGGTCGATCACTTGGCGGGCTCTCCCGTCCGGACGAGGATCCGCCCGCACTCCTCGCAGCGCACGACCTCGTCGGCCGGCGCCGCCTTGATCCGGTTCAGGTCGGACGGCGTGAGCTCCATCCGGCAGCCCATACAGCGCTTGCCGACCAGCGGCGCGGCGCCGATACCGCCGTTGCGCTCGCGCAGCTTCTCGTACGTCGTGACCAGGTCCGCGGGCAATGCGGCCGAGGTCGACGAGCGCTTGTCCCCGAGGGAGGCGCGCTGCTCGTCCAGCTCCTTGAAAGCGCTGTCCCGGGCGGACTCCAGCTCGGCCTGACGCCCGGCGAAGGCCGCCGCGCGGGCGCGCAGGTCCTCCTGCACGGCCTCGGCCGCCTCCAGCCGCTCCATCACCTCGAGCTCGGCGTCCTCCAGGTCGGAGATGCGCCGGTCCAGCGAGACGATCTCGTGCTGCAGGTTCTCCAGATCACGCGGCGAACCGACCTGACCGGAGTCCATCCGCTGCTGATTACGGGTCCGGCGCTGGCGGACCTGCTCGACATCGCTGTCGGCCTTCTTCTGCTCGCGCTGCAGGTCACTGACCTCGGTCTCGGCGGCGACCAGCTCGGAATCGACGACGCTCTTCTCCTTGCCCAGCTCCGCCAGGGCGGCCAGCTCGGGCACGGCCTTGCGCTTGTGGGCGACCTGATCCAGCTGCAGGTCGAGGTCCTGCAGGTCCAGTAACACGCGTTGGACAGCGGGCTCGGCGTTCAGGGTCGGCTCCTTAGTTCTTCGTTCAGTTGTTCCCCCGTGTCAGAGCCGGAGATCCCAGGCATCTGTGCAGAGGGTCGAGATGTGAGTGTCCACGCTACTGCCCCGCGCCGCCAGCTCCGAGGTCAGGAGGCGTTCGGCGTCCGCGAGCCACGGCCATTCGCTCGCCCAGTGCGCCACATCGACCAGCGCCGGCCCCTCGTCGTACGCCCTCGCCTCGGTCGCCGGGTGGTGCCGCAGATCGGCCGTCACGTACGCGTCCGCCCCCGACGCCCGAACCCGGCCGAACTCCGAATCCCCCGCGCCACCGACCACCGCGACGGTCTCGATCATCCGCTCGGGATCACCGGACACCCGTACGCCGTGCGTCGTCCGGGGCAACGCTGTCGCGACCCGCTCGGCGAACTCCTTTAGCGGCAGCGGCTCAGCCAGTACGCCGATACGCCCACCACCTCGCGTGCTGGGCAGTTCCGCGAGCTCGAGCACGTCGAACGCGGGCTCCTCGTACGAATGGGCGGCCCGCATCGCCTCCACCACCTGACGCCGTCGGTAGCGCGGCAGCACCATCTCCACCTTCGCCTCGGCCACCCGCTCGATCCGGCCGGGTTCGCCCAGCGTGGGATTCGCGCCTTCGCCAGGCCGGAACGTGCCTTCGCCAAGCGTCGTCCACGCGGCGCGGTCGTACTCGCCGATGTTCCCGGCGCCCGCGGCCGCGAGGGCATCGATCATCGCGTCGGCCTCGGCGGTCGGGACGTGGACGACGATCTTGTCCATCGGGTCGGCCGGCATGGCCTTGAGCGGCCGGGTGCGGGTCAGACCGAGGGCCGCGGCGAGGGCATCGCTGACGCCCGGGTTCGCGTTGTCGGCGTTGGTGTGGCAGACGTGCAACGCCGTACCCGACAGGATCAGGTCGTGAACGACGCGGCCCTTGGGAGTCGTCGCGGCGACGCTGTTGACGCCCTTGAGGTAGAGCGGGTGATGCGTGACCAGCAGGTCGTACTCCCCCGCGATCGCCTCATCGACCACCGCTCGCATCGGGTCCACGGCGAACAAGATGCGGCGCACGGGTTGCGCCGGATCCCCCGTCACCAGACCGACCGCGTCCCAGCTCTCCGCCCAGGACGGGTCATAGAGGCGATCGAGAACGGCCAGCACATCGGCAAGAGTCGGCGTCACCCGCCCTATCCTGCCAAAGAACGCCCTCACAGCTATCCGGACGGGAATCGTCCGCGATGCGTATTACCGTGATCGGCATGGCTATCGCACAATTCCCCAGCTTTGTCATCGACTGCCCCGATCCCGGCGTGCTCGCGAGGTTCTATGGCGCGCTGCTGGATTGGAAGGTCAGCGTCTCCGACGACTGGGCCGAGATCCGCGCCGAGGGGCAGTGCATCTCGTTCCAGCCGGTGGAGAAGTACACCCCGCCCGTCTGGCCGGGCCAAGAGGTGCCCCAGCAGATGCACCTCGACGTGATGGTCGAGGACCTGGACGCCGGTGAGGCCGCAGTGCTCGAACTCGGCGCGACCAAACACGACCACCAACCCGGCACAACCTTCCGCGTCTTCCTAGACCCCGCCGGCCACCCCTTCTGCCTCTGCGTCAGCTAGGCAGGTTTCGACGCGCGAGTGGACAGCCCGGCAGCGTCCGCCGGATGTCACACCGTCCTGTCGTGGTGAATGATTTGCCAGGGACTGTCAGCGGTTCGGTAGATCAGGTTGCTGCACGCATTCCTCAGGTCGGCGGCCGGGATCGCACCATCGGATATCGCCAGCAGAAGGCTCTTGATCACCGAGCCGTGGGTCACGACCAGGGCGGATCCTCCAGCTGACCTGGTCGCCAGCCGTTCCAGTACCGGCCAACATCGGCCGCGGACGTCCGCGCGGGTCTCGGAGGCGGGATAGACGCCATCCGGGAACCGTCTGGCGGCTTCAACCTTGGTCAGGCCTGAGGCCGCGCCGTAGTCCCGTTCCATCAGCTCAGGGATTGCAACCGGTTCGGGCAGGCCAAGGCGCGCGGCCATGATCGTGGCCGTCTCCCAGGCGCGGCACAGCGGACTGCTCACCAGCAGATCCCAACGGTCGACGGCCAGTGCGTCGGCGAGTTTCCGGGCCTGGTCTCGCCCCCGGTCGTTGAGTGGAACGTCTTCGCGGCCTTGGAGCCTGCCTTCGCTATTCCAAGCCGTCTCGCCGTGTCGGACGAGGCAGATCGACGTCACTGAGGGGGAGCCGACGCGGTCCACTCGTCAGGAGAAGTGCTTGTTCAGGATGTCGATCGCGAGCGGTTGCAGGACTGCTGCCCGCTCGCTGTCGAGGGCGGTCTTGCTTGTGACCCCTCGGGGGAGGCCGAGCCCGAACTGCAGGCGCAGCGTGATGCGGTCCGCGACCTCGACGTACAGGTCGTCACGGCGAGACTTGGGCTCCACGAACGAGAAGTGCGTTCCCGGCCGGCCCTGCACGGTGACCTCCTTCCCGTGCGGCACGTACACGGTCTTCGGCGTCGGTGGCGCGTCGACGACCGATACCGCGAAGCTTTGCCCGTGCGACTGCTCGACGAACTCGCAGCTCCGGTGCGCCAGATACTTAGCTGAACTGTTGAGAGTCGCAGGTCGGAACCCCGGCCCTAGGTGCTTGCGGACAGCATCAACGGCTATGGCGCAGTTGACATTCGGATCGGCCTTGACCCGCCGCAGAACCTCCTGAGCTCCTGTCGGCGCCTCGACCTGGTGGTAGGGCTCGCACGGCTCAAGGGTCCCGACGTCAGCACAGGCACCTGCAGCCGCCCTATCCGGCTCACCCGACTTGTAGATCAGCGGGTGCTGCGGTTTGGCCTGAGCCGGCGGCGGACCGTCGAGCACCTTCATCAGGACCAGCGCGCTCTTGTCCGCCTGGGCACAGGTCTTCGCCCGTACCGTCACCACGCGCTTGGGAGCGGTCGCAACGCCTGAGGGGCCTTGGCTCCATTCGAGGTCACAACCGGAGTACGTGTACTGGCGGACACGCTTACCGCCGAGCTGTCGGACAGTCGCGTCAGACGACGGCTTGAAGTCACGGCCGAAGCTCAGCTCGACCTGCAGTCCGTCGGGATCAGTGCACCCGTCCAGCCCGTTGGCGAAGTCGTGCTTACTCGTCGGCGCCGTCAGGCCTAGAGACCGCGCGAGCGCCGTACAAGCGTTCCAGCGGGCCGCAGGCATCCGGGCGAGATTGGCCTCCGGATTCGCCAGCCGGGTGATGACCGCCTCCGTCATCGTCCGAACTCGCTTGCAGGTAGCGGGGGTCGGGTCTCGCAAAGTCGTCAATCCCACCTCGATCGTGTGGGTGAAGCTGACGGGAATGTCCGCCTTACACCGATCGAGGTCCGGGCCCTGGAAGTACACCCGCGCACCCTTGACGGTCTGTAGGTCACTCCCGTACCGCTCCTGCCAGGTCAGCGGCGTGCCGAGGGTCAGCGTCATGCTCTCGCCCACGCCGGTCTCGAGCCGGCAGCGATGAGGCGTCATCGGCACCGCCTTCGCCGAACCCATCAGCGCGCAGGCGTCGAGCCGGGTCAGCGCCGCCGCAACCGCCGCGGGATCCCGATCCTTCGGCACCTCGGCCTTGGGATGGACGACGGCAGGCAGATCCGGCAACGGCCCGCCGTCCGGCTTGTCTTCCTTGCCTCCGGTGCACCCGCTCAAGGCGCAGACGAGCAGGACCCCGAGAACCACGCGCGCGATCGACACCGCAAAAGGCTAGGCGTACCCAGGGTCAGAAGTATTTGCCGACAATGGCGTTCGTCAGGGGTTCGATTTCGGCGCTGCGATCGACGTCGTTCGGCTTGGCCCGACCTCGTGGCGGGCCGAACGAGAAGGTGACCGACAAGTGGATCTCGTTCGTCACCGCGACCGTCGCCTGCGTCAATGTCGGAATCGGCGTGTCCAGGACCCCGGGATGCCCGCTGAACTCCTTCTGCACAGTGCCGGACGGCGCTCTCTTCCAGCCATCGGTGAGTCCGACCGTCACCTTCAACTCGTGCGACGGCTCGACGAAGACGCATTCCGGCGTCCGTTCGTCGCTGCCGACTCGCGTCACCGGCTGGAACCTCGGCCCGAGTCGATCCCAGACCACGTCGACCGCGATCGCGCACAGCACATTCGGATCTGCGTCGACCTGGCGCACCACCTCGACCGCACCGCCGCTCGGTACGTCGACCGGGTGGTACGGCTCGCACGCCGGCTTGACCGGCAGTTCGCGACACCCGCCGGCTCGCGGGCTATCCGGCTCCATCACGCCGTACGTCAACGCGCCGGCAAACCCCGGTCCCGCGGGTGGCGCCGTACTGAGCGTCTTCATCGTCGCCACCGCGAGTCGTTTCGCCTCGGCACAGTCCGCTGCCTTGAGCTCGATCTCGCGCTGCCCGAATTCGGGATCCTTAGCGCCCGAGGTGCCCTGGTTCCAGGGCACCCGGCAGCCGTTGCCCACCAATTTGTAGATCTTGCGTCCGCCGAGTGGTTCCATGTCCCGGTAGCGCAGTTGTGGTCCATAGCGGAACGACAAAGTCGCCACGCGAGCCACCGCGGCCATGTCGCTCCGGTTTGTGGGCACCTGCTCGCAGTCGTCCAGACCGGCGTCACCAGCCGCCAACTTCCCGGCCGATGCGCCGAGGACGTGCCCCAGCACCGTACAAGCGTCCCAGCGCGCCGCCGCCGGGATGACCGGAATGGCCGCCGGCTTCGCGAGTAGACGCACCGCGGTCGCGGCAGCCTTCTCGGCCGCGGCGCATCCCTTGGGCTTCTCCTTGCTACTGATCTTGATCGTCTGGGTGAAGCTCACCGGTAGGAAGACATCGCAGGCGTCAGTCCACAACGGCAGGTTGCGATAAGCCTTCGCGCCACCGATCACCAGCACTTCGAGCTTGTCCCGCGCATCCATCGACAGCGCCGCGCCGAGCCGGATGGTCAGCGCGGTCGCGGCCCGGCAGCCGTGCGGTCCGATCGGGACCTTGCCCGGCGCCGGGCCCAGCAACGCGCACGCGTCGATCTTGCGCAGAGCCGAGAGCACCGCCGCCGGATCGCGGTCCTTCGGCACCGGCGCCGCCTCGTGCACGACCGGCTGCACCTTCGCCTTCTCCTCCGGGTCGGACGAACACGCCACCGATCCGGTCATCAGTAGCAACAGGACAACGGCAAGACGAATGAACGACACCCGCGAAGATTAAGTGCCTCCAGGGGTCAGGTTTTCGAGCCGGATAGGGCGATGCCTTCGACGATCTGTCGTTGGGCGATGACGAAGATGATGAGCAGTGGCGCGGCCGCGAGGGTGGAGGCGGCCATCAGGCTGGTCCAGTCCGAGGAGTACTGGCCTTTGAACTGGTTGACCAGCAGCGGGATGGTGAAGTTCTCCTCGCTGTTGAGGAAGATCAGCGGCGAGAAGAAGTTGTTCCACTGGCCGAGGAAGGTGAAGATCCCCAGCGCCGTGAGCGGTGTCCGCAGCAACGGCAGCACGATCGTGAGGAAGATCCGCGCCCGGCTCGCTCCGTCGATGGCCGCGGCCTCCTCCAGCTCGAGCGGGATGCCCCGGATGTACTGCCGGAGCAGGAAGACGCCGAACGCGTTGAACATCGCCGGTGGCACGATCAGCGCCAGGTGGGTGTCCACCCAGCCGAGCCAGCCCATGATCAGGTACAGCGGGATGATCGTCAGCTGGATCGGCACCATCATCGTGGCCAGGAAGGCGATGAACAGCGT
Encoded here:
- a CDS encoding zinc ribbon domain-containing protein — protein: MLLDLQDLDLQLDQVAHKRKAVPELAALAELGKEKSVVDSELVAAETEVSDLQREQKKADSDVEQVRQRRTRNQQRMDSGQVGSPRDLENLQHEIVSLDRRISDLEDAELEVMERLEAAEAVQEDLRARAAAFAGRQAELESARDSAFKELDEQRASLGDKRSSTSAALPADLVTTYEKLRERNGGIGAAPLVGKRCMGCRMELTPSDLNRIKAAPADEVVRCEECGRILVRTGEPAK
- a CDS encoding Nif3-like dinuclear metal center hexameric protein; its protein translation is MTPTLADVLAVLDRLYDPSWAESWDAVGLVTGDPAQPVRRILFAVDPMRAVVDEAIAGEYDLLVTHHPLYLKGVNSVAATTPKGRVVHDLILSGTALHVCHTNADNANPGVSDALAAALGLTRTRPLKAMPADPMDKIVVHVPTAEADAMIDALAAAGAGNIGEYDRAAWTTLGEGTFRPGEGANPTLGEPGRIERVAEAKVEMVLPRYRRRQVVEAMRAAHSYEEPAFDVLELAELPSTRGGGRIGVLAEPLPLKEFAERVATALPRTTHGVRVSGDPERMIETVAVVGGAGDSEFGRVRASGADAYVTADLRHHPATEARAYDEGPALVDVAHWASEWPWLADAERLLTSELAARGSSVDTHISTLCTDAWDLRL
- a CDS encoding VOC family protein, with translation MAIAQFPSFVIDCPDPGVLARFYGALLDWKVSVSDDWAEIRAEGQCISFQPVEKYTPPVWPGQEVPQQMHLDVMVEDLDAGEAAVLELGATKHDHQPGTTFRVFLDPAGHPFCLCVS
- a CDS encoding histidine phosphatase family protein → MDRVGSPSVTSICLVRHGETAWNSEGRLQGREDVPLNDRGRDQARKLADALAVDRWDLLVSSPLCRAWETATIMAARLGLPEPVAIPELMERDYGAASGLTKVEAARRFPDGVYPASETRADVRGRCWPVLERLATRSAGGSALVVTHGSVIKSLLLAISDGAIPAADLRNACSNLIYRTADSPWQIIHHDRTV
- a CDS encoding carbohydrate ABC transporter permease is translated as MTTVEEIPQQVVPVEPPAEAPPQSKPARLWRLPLHLVVAVGALVMAGPFIWMILSSFKPLDEIFLQPPKLLPQLWQPENYSRALEAADFGRGFFNSFYIAVTVTVVSLVTSAMAAYAFARIRFFGSRTLFIAFLATMMVPIQLTIIPLYLIMGWLGWVDTHLALIVPPAMFNAFGVFLLRQYIRGIPLELEEAAAIDGASRARIFLTIVLPLLRTPLTALGIFTFLGQWNNFFSPLIFLNSEENFTIPLLVNQFKGQYSSDWTSLMAASTLAAAPLLIIFVIAQRQIVEGIALSGSKT